The following coding sequences are from one Gossypium raimondii isolate GPD5lz chromosome 4, ASM2569854v1, whole genome shotgun sequence window:
- the LOC105767954 gene encoding serine/threonine protein phosphatase 2A 57 kDa regulatory subunit B' beta isoform produces MFKKIMKGGHRKPSKSDSTENYAFGPPGSHNPGSVVVNHASRPVLKAPEQNCSPSAPIAPPPLSTAAVEPLPLLRDVPVSERQSLFLRKLQICSYQLDFTNMLKTVREKEVKRRTLLELVDFFQSGSGKITEVCQEEMIKMVAINIFRCLPPASHENTGQEVTDPEEEETHLDPSWPHLQLVYELLLRYVVSSDTDTKVAKRYIDHSFVLKLIDLFDSEDPREREYLKTILHRIYGKFMVHRPFIRKAINNIFYRFIYETERYNGIGELLEILGSIINGFALPMKEEHKLFLARALIPLHKPKPVATYHHQLSYCVTQFVEKDYKLADTVIRGLLKYWPVTNCQKEVLFLGELEEVLEATQSAEFQRCMVPLFRQIARCLNSPHFQVSERALFFWNNEHIVGLIAQNRHVVLPLIFEALEKNILGHWNQAVHGLTVNVRKMFVEVDAELFEECRRQYEEKTAGAREVEDQREMTWKRLADVAGEREGGNLVAV; encoded by the exons atgtttaagaaaattatgaaaGGAGGGCATCGGAAGCCTTCCAAATCGGATTCGACAGAAAATTACGCGTTCGGTCCACCAGGCTCCCACAATCCCGGTTCGGTGGTCGTCAACCATGCTTCTCGGCCCGTGTTGAAGGCACCAGAGCAGAATTGCAGCCCCAGCGCTCCTATAGCCCCGCCCCCGCTCTCGACGGCCGCTGTTGAACCTTTGCCGTTATTACGAGACGTCCCCGTTTCGGAGAGACAAAGTCTATTCTTGCGAAAATTACAGATTTGTAGCTACCAATTAGATTTCACCAATATGTTAAAAACGGTCCGAGAAAAAGAGGTGAAGCGGCGAACGTTGCTGGAACTCGTCGATTTTTTTCAATCCGGTTCAGGCAAAATCACGGAGGTGTGCCAGGAAGAGATGATTAAAATGGTCGCAATCAACATTTTCCGGTGCCTCCCTCCGGCGTCTCATGAAAACACGGGTCAAGAAGTCACGGATCCTGAAGAAGAGGAAACCCATCTGGACCCTTCGTGGCCGCATTTACAGCTTGTTTACGAGCTTCTTTTGAGATATGTCGTGTCTTCGGATACGGATACTAAGGTTGCGAAGAGATACATTGATCATTCTTTTGTTTTGAAGCTGATCGATTTGTTTGATTCAGAGGATCCCAGGGAAAGAGAGTATTTAAAAACGATTCTTCATAGGATTTACGGTAAATTCATGGTGCATCGTCCTTTTATTAGGAAGgccataaataatattttctatagATTTATATATGAAACGGAGAGGTATAACGGGATCGGGGAGCTTTTGGAGATTCTAGGAAGCATTATTAATGGTTTTGCGTTGCCGATGAAAGAGGAACATAAGTTATTCCTTGCGAGAGCATTGATTCCTTTGCATAAGCCCAAACCCGTGGCTACGTATCATCATCAGTTGTCTTATTGCGTTACTCAGTTCGTTGAGAAGGATTATAAGCTGGCTGATACGGTGATTAGAGGGCTTTTGAAGTATTGGCCTGTGACTAATTGTCAGAAGGAAGTTCTCTTCCTTGGAGAACTTGAGGAAGTACTTGAAGCAACGCAATCTGCTGAATTCCAACGATGTATGGTTCCTCTTTTCAGGCAGATTGCACGTTGTCTTAATAGCCCTCATTTTCAG GTTTCGGAGAGAGCGCTCTTCTTCTGGAACAATGAGCACATTGTAGGCTTAATTGCTCAGAACCGGCATGTGGTATTACCACTCATCTTCGAGGCGTTGGAAAAGAATATTCTAGGACACTGGAATCAGGCGGTTCATGGATTGACCGTGAACGTGCGGAAGATGTTCGTGGAAGTGGATGCAGAGTTGTTTGAAGAGTGTCGGAGACAATACGAAGAGAAAACGGCCGGAGCTAGAGAGGTGGAAGACCAACGAGAAATGACATGGAAAAGACTAGCAGATGTGGCGGGAGAAAGAGAGGGAGGGAATTTGGTTGCAGTCTAA
- the LOC105767265 gene encoding uncharacterized protein LOC105767265 isoform X1, which yields MPKKGGASSRKDAPWRASAAKSIPRIHHSPLLRLPITPLSNYALAVMNHSDPVGTGLATDAIVEAARPGCIVPGHITPSRLLGLKVWPIEVNMKFLEPVGKELKFRKRFGVLR from the exons ATGCCGAAGAAAGGAGGAGCTTCCTCGCGAAAGGATGCTCCATGGAGGGCCTCTGCTGCAAAATCCATCCCCAGAATCCACCACTCCCCTCTTCTGCGTCTTCCCATAACCCCTCTTTCCAATTACGCCCTCGCCGTCATGAACCACTCTGACCCTGTCGGAACTGGCTTAGCCACTGACGCTATTGTCGAAGCCGCCCGACCCGGATGCATTGTTCCTGGCCACATTACTCCTAGTAGATTGCTTGGTCTTAAG GTGTGGCCAATTGAAGttaacatgaaatttttggAACCAGTTGGTAAAGAACTAAAGTTTAGAAAACGTTTTGGGGTGTTGAGATAA
- the LOC105767265 gene encoding uncharacterized protein LOC105767265 isoform X2 codes for MPKKGGASSRKDAPWRASAAKSIPRIHHSPLLRLPITPLSNYALAVMNHSDPVGTGLATDAIVEAARPGCIVPGHITPSRLLGLKFMDDAVNLMNKSFIDR; via the exons ATGCCGAAGAAAGGAGGAGCTTCCTCGCGAAAGGATGCTCCATGGAGGGCCTCTGCTGCAAAATCCATCCCCAGAATCCACCACTCCCCTCTTCTGCGTCTTCCCATAACCCCTCTTTCCAATTACGCCCTCGCCGTCATGAACCACTCTGACCCTGTCGGAACTGGCTTAGCCACTGACGCTATTGTCGAAGCCGCCCGACCCGGATGCATTGTTCCTGGCCACATTACTCCTAGTAGATTGCTTGGTCTTAAG TTCATGGATGATGCTGTCAACCTCATGAACAAGTCATTCATAGATCGCTAA
- the LOC105767952 gene encoding transcription factor MYB27 isoform X1: MVPCKIFWSPFLFHFLAILFATSVVPHIRTLETSPTHLSSVTMANETTTAAMQGENLRKGPWHEEEDERLISFVKLLGSRRWDYIAQASGLKRSGKSCRLRWVNYLRPNLKHSSISAEEEMIILKLHQKWGNKWSMIARMLPGRTDNEIKNYWRTHLRKKAVIQDQAGNFRFIQEDDNSSNSKTYNGESYNPFVDISDTQNSCYAAAPVSDFETSPYETRLSDWISEFLSDQSEIKSQLDSTTSTTTTTTTPHSCNFYPAWFYEENDVWGYSGSLWNMD; this comes from the exons ATGGTGCCATGTAAGATTTTCTGGTCAccctttcttttccattttttagcCATACTTTTTGCCACATCAGTAGTTCCTCATATAAGAACACTTGAAACGTCCCCTACTCATCTGTCATCTGTAACAATGGCTAACGAAACAACTACAGCAGCCATGCAAGGAGAAAATTTGCGTAAAGGGCCTTGGCACGAGGAAGAAGATGAGCGATTAATAAGCTTTGTGAAGCTTTTGGGAAGCCGGAGATGGGATTATATAGCTCAAGCTTCCG GCCTAAAGAGAAGTGGCAAGAGTTGCAGGTTAAGGTGGGTGAACTATCTGCGTCCTAATCTAAAGCACAGCAGTATCAGTGCTGAAGAAGAGATGATCATCTTAAAACTTCATCAGAAATGGGGAAACAA ATGGTCGATGATTGCGCGAATGTTGCCGGGACGAACCGATAATGAGATAAAGAACTACTGGAGAACTCATTTAAGAAAGAAAGCAGTAATTCAAGACCAAG CAGGAAATTTTCGATTCATACAAGAAGATGATAATAGTTCCAATTCCAAAACTTACAATGGTGAAAGCTACAATCCTTTTGTGGATATTTCAGATACTCAAAACAGTTGTTATGCTGCTGCTCCAGTGTCAGATTTTGAAACTTCTCCGTATGAAACCAGGTTATCAGATTGGATATCAGAGTTTCTAAGTGATCAAAGTGAAATTAAATCTCAGCTAGACTCTACTACTagtactactactactactactacacCACATTCATGCAACTTTTATCCTGCATGGTTTTATGAGGAGAATGATGTATGGGGATATTCAGGCTCCCTCTGGAACATGGATTAA
- the LOC105767952 gene encoding transcription factor MYB27 isoform X2, producing MVPCKIFWSPFLFHFLAILFATSVVPHIRTLETSPTHLSSVTMANETTTAAMQGENLRKGPWHEEEDERLISFVKLLGSRRWDYIAQASGLKRSGKSCRLRWVNYLRPNLKHSSISAEEEMIILKLHQKWGNKWSMIARMLPGRTDNEIKNYWRTHLRKKAVIQDQGNFRFIQEDDNSSNSKTYNGESYNPFVDISDTQNSCYAAAPVSDFETSPYETRLSDWISEFLSDQSEIKSQLDSTTSTTTTTTTPHSCNFYPAWFYEENDVWGYSGSLWNMD from the exons ATGGTGCCATGTAAGATTTTCTGGTCAccctttcttttccattttttagcCATACTTTTTGCCACATCAGTAGTTCCTCATATAAGAACACTTGAAACGTCCCCTACTCATCTGTCATCTGTAACAATGGCTAACGAAACAACTACAGCAGCCATGCAAGGAGAAAATTTGCGTAAAGGGCCTTGGCACGAGGAAGAAGATGAGCGATTAATAAGCTTTGTGAAGCTTTTGGGAAGCCGGAGATGGGATTATATAGCTCAAGCTTCCG GCCTAAAGAGAAGTGGCAAGAGTTGCAGGTTAAGGTGGGTGAACTATCTGCGTCCTAATCTAAAGCACAGCAGTATCAGTGCTGAAGAAGAGATGATCATCTTAAAACTTCATCAGAAATGGGGAAACAA ATGGTCGATGATTGCGCGAATGTTGCCGGGACGAACCGATAATGAGATAAAGAACTACTGGAGAACTCATTTAAGAAAGAAAGCAGTAATTCAAGACCAAG GAAATTTTCGATTCATACAAGAAGATGATAATAGTTCCAATTCCAAAACTTACAATGGTGAAAGCTACAATCCTTTTGTGGATATTTCAGATACTCAAAACAGTTGTTATGCTGCTGCTCCAGTGTCAGATTTTGAAACTTCTCCGTATGAAACCAGGTTATCAGATTGGATATCAGAGTTTCTAAGTGATCAAAGTGAAATTAAATCTCAGCTAGACTCTACTACTagtactactactactactactacacCACATTCATGCAACTTTTATCCTGCATGGTTTTATGAGGAGAATGATGTATGGGGATATTCAGGCTCCCTCTGGAACATGGATTAA